A region from the Borreliella burgdorferi B31 genome encodes:
- a CDS encoding DUF226 domain-containing protein: MNIYKGCRAYKHKFCAYFINTFSKERRFIMLYPIKEGDAFLGIFYGYNKVKNNPFYRDYTSVCSFSKKIFKSFNKSYFIEFRFKKGSVFLYLHTIAYLLRDRDSYNREQKKLHMRLMELEKGVFKFYGRDLNPQGEGIITKWIDKINQKKLGKEDNPSLLRSLLRSRLRRF, encoded by the coding sequence ATGAATATTTATAAGGGTTGTCGGGCCTATAAACATAAGTTCTGTGCTTATTTTATAAATACTTTTAGCAAAGAGAGAAGATTTATTATGCTGTACCCCATAAAGGAGGGAGATGCGTTTTTAGGTATATTTTATGGGTACAATAAGGTTAAAAATAATCCATTTTACAGAGATTATACTTCTGTTTGTAGCTTTTCTAAGAAAATATTTAAATCTTTTAACAAATCGTATTTTATTGAATTTAGATTTAAAAAGGGGAGTGTGTTTTTGTATCTCCACACTATAGCTTATTTGCTTAGGGATAGAGATAGCTATAATAGGGAGCAGAAAAAATTACATATGCGTCTGATGGAGCTAGAAAAAGGAGTATTTAAGTTTTATGGTCGAGATTTGAATCCCCAGGGCGAAGGTATTATAACTAAGTGGATAGATAAAATCAATCAGAAAAAGTTGGGCAAAGAGGATAATCCTAGTTTGCTTCGCAGTCTGCTACGTAGTCGACTGCGTAGATTTTGA
- the bdr gene encoding Bdr family repetitive protein, translating to MKSSVVTTSITEEQIYKEFLRLGMEQLIAQDLSKRYYHNELTYRDLENLEKQFGIKFDNLVTKIDTVKSELTTKIDNVEKNLQKDISNLDVKIDTVKSELTTKIDNVEKNLQKDISNLDVKIDTVKSELTTKIDNVEKNLDTKIDNVEKNLDTKIDNVEKNLDTKIDNVEKNLQKDMFSLEQRLEIKLEANNKLLLEKLEANNKLLLEKLEANSKVLLEKLEANNKVSSEKLKVSNRIVIIAVVVVPTAISILTPFITSLISNYFK from the coding sequence ATGAAATCATCAGTAGTGACAACAAGTATTACTGAAGAGCAAATATATAAAGAGTTTCTGCGACTAGGTATGGAACAACTAATAGCTCAAGATTTATCAAAAAGATATTATCACAATGAACTTACATATAGAGATTTAGAAAATTTAGAAAAGCAATTTGGCATAAAGTTTGACAATCTTGTTACTAAGATTGATACTGTTAAAAGTGAACTTACTACTAAGATTGATAATGTAGAAAAGAATTTACAAAAGGATATATCCAACTTAGACGTTAAGATTGATACTGTTAAAAGTGAACTTACTACTAAGATTGATAACGTAGAAAAGAATTTACAAAAGGATATATCCAACTTAGACGTTAAGATTGATACTGTTAAAAGTGAACTTACTACTAAGATTGATAACGTAGAAAAGAATTTAGATACTAAGATTGATAACGTAGAAAAGAATTTAGATACTAAGATTGATAACGTAGAAAAGAATTTAGATACTAAGATTGATAACGTAGAAAAGAATTTGCAAAAAGATATGTTTAGTTTGGAACAAAGGCTAGAAATAAAGCTGGAAGCCAATAACAAACTTCTTTTGGAAAAGCTGGAAGCCAATAACAAACTTCTTTTGGAAAAGCTGGAAGCCAATAGCAAAGTTCTTTTGGAAAAGCTAGAAGCCAATAACAAAGTTTCTTCAGAAAAGCTTAAAGTCAGCAACAGAATAGTTATTATTGCAGTAGTAGTTGTGCCCACTGCTATATCTATTCTAACTCCCTTCATTACGTCATTAATTAGCAATTATTTCAAATAG
- a CDS encoding DnaB helicase C-terminal domain-containing protein gives MKVASLIRSTCENENLILRSGFRDLDAIIQGFRESNFVVIGARPSVGKTAFALNIAHNICLEQNLSVGWFTYEMTSKTVTRRLLSMNSGIEHNKLLDNISSLNKSELDAYHKSVSEVSNFSFWINSVWGTDIHELEDKARQMKLNHDVKIIFIDYINLIPVSQNNIPRFEQVAFLSRNIRSLALELGIPIIVVSQVSRSAEVVEPSLATLGESAALQWHADIVIFLHQERKKRKGRNTSKGNNTTKVKVIVAKNRNGYIGIANLGFTPKTIKFSN, from the coding sequence ATGAAAGTCGCTAGTCTTATAAGGTCAACTTGTGAAAATGAAAATTTAATTTTGCGGAGCGGATTTAGAGATCTTGATGCTATTATACAAGGCTTTAGGGAATCAAATTTTGTAGTAATTGGAGCACGGCCCAGTGTTGGTAAAACGGCTTTTGCCCTCAATATTGCTCACAACATATGTTTAGAACAAAATTTGAGTGTTGGATGGTTTACATATGAAATGACAAGTAAAACTGTCACTCGGAGGCTTTTGTCGATGAATTCGGGCATAGAACATAATAAGTTGCTTGACAATATCAGTTCGCTAAATAAAAGTGAACTGGACGCTTACCATAAATCAGTTTCTGAGGTTAGTAATTTTTCTTTTTGGATTAATAGCGTTTGGGGTACTGACATACATGAGTTAGAAGATAAAGCTAGACAAATGAAATTGAACCACGATGTAAAAATTATCTTTATTGATTACATTAATTTGATTCCCGTGTCACAGAATAATATTCCTCGTTTTGAACAAGTTGCATTTTTGAGTCGTAATATACGTTCGCTTGCACTTGAACTTGGAATTCCAATAATAGTTGTATCTCAAGTTTCCAGAAGCGCTGAGGTTGTAGAACCTAGTTTGGCAACTTTGGGAGAATCGGCAGCATTACAATGGCATGCAGATATTGTAATTTTTTTACATCAAGAGAGGAAAAAACGTAAAGGGCGGAATACTTCTAAAGGTAATAATACAACTAAAGTAAAAGTGATAGTTGCTAAAAATAGAAACGGTTATATTGGGATTGCCAATTTAGGTTTTACTCCAAAAACTATAAAATTTTCGAATTGA